From a region of the Pirellulales bacterium genome:
- a CDS encoding DUF1501 domain-containing protein translates to MNHLQELHRNRLQLETRRLFLHGCGAGLGAIWLGAHAQTARANTSSASADPQGARDPDRPLAARAPHFPARAKRIIFMHMAGAPSQLELFDYKPQLKKHDGQDCPAEFLEGKRFAFIRGVPQLMGSIFPFHQAGQCGAWISDRLPHFESVIDKVCFIKTLQTDQFNHAPAQLLLHTGNQNFGYASDGAWVTYGLGSENQNMPGYVVLLSGGHFPDAGKAAWGSGFLPGVYQGVQCRSAGDPVLFLSNPPGIDGHLRRQVVSAINKINRREFEEIGDPETVTRISQYEMAYRMQMAASDAMDLKQESQATLDAYNAKPGEESFGNNCLLARRLTERGVRYIQLFDWGWDSHGSGEDQALNGGFVRKCEGLDKPVTALLKDLDQRGLLDETLVVWSGEFGRTPMRENRGGVVQTKFYGRDHHPSAFTVWLAGGGAKPGYSHGETDPIGYSPATTPVQLRDLQATLLHLMGLDFQRLTYSFQGLNQKLTGVKPTSVIKEVVA, encoded by the coding sequence ATGAACCACTTGCAGGAACTCCACCGCAATCGATTGCAACTGGAAACGCGCCGGCTGTTTTTGCACGGCTGCGGCGCCGGGTTGGGAGCAATTTGGCTGGGTGCCCATGCGCAGACGGCGCGGGCGAACACCAGCAGCGCCAGCGCAGATCCGCAAGGAGCGCGCGATCCCGACAGGCCGCTCGCGGCTCGAGCGCCGCATTTCCCGGCCCGAGCGAAGCGGATCATTTTCATGCACATGGCCGGCGCGCCGAGTCAGCTCGAACTGTTCGACTATAAGCCGCAGCTCAAGAAACACGATGGGCAAGATTGCCCTGCCGAGTTTCTCGAAGGCAAGCGGTTCGCCTTCATTCGTGGCGTGCCGCAACTGATGGGGAGCATTTTTCCGTTCCATCAGGCCGGCCAATGCGGCGCGTGGATTTCGGATCGGCTGCCCCATTTTGAAAGCGTGATCGACAAGGTGTGCTTCATCAAGACGCTGCAGACCGATCAGTTCAATCATGCGCCGGCGCAGTTGCTGCTGCACACTGGCAATCAAAACTTCGGCTATGCTTCCGACGGTGCTTGGGTGACTTACGGCCTGGGGTCCGAAAACCAAAACATGCCGGGCTATGTGGTCCTGCTTTCCGGCGGCCACTTTCCCGACGCGGGCAAGGCGGCTTGGGGATCGGGCTTTTTGCCGGGAGTCTATCAAGGCGTGCAGTGCCGCTCGGCGGGCGATCCGGTGCTGTTCCTGTCGAACCCTCCGGGAATCGACGGGCATTTGCGCCGCCAGGTGGTGTCGGCGATCAACAAGATCAACCGGCGCGAGTTTGAGGAAATCGGCGATCCCGAAACCGTCACGCGCATTTCGCAGTACGAAATGGCCTACCGGATGCAAATGGCCGCCAGCGACGCGATGGACCTCAAACAGGAATCGCAAGCAACGCTCGACGCCTACAACGCGAAGCCGGGCGAAGAGAGCTTTGGCAACAATTGTCTGCTGGCCCGGCGATTGACCGAGCGCGGCGTGCGGTATATCCAGCTTTTCGACTGGGGCTGGGATTCGCACGGCTCGGGCGAAGATCAAGCGCTCAACGGCGGCTTTGTGCGAAAGTGCGAAGGGCTGGACAAGCCGGTCACGGCCTTGCTGAAAGACCTCGACCAGCGCGGCCTGCTCGACGAAACGCTGGTCGTCTGGAGCGGCGAATTCGGTCGCACGCCGATGCGCGAAAACCGCGGTGGCGTCGTGCAGACCAAATTTTACGGCCGCGACCACCATCCTTCGGCTTTCACCGTCTGGCTGGCCGGCGGCGGCGCCAAGCCGGGCTATTCCCATGGCGAGACCGACCCCATCGGCTACAGCCCCGCAACCACTCCGGTGCAACTGCGCGACTTGCAAGCGACGCTGTTGCACTTAATGGGTCTCGACTTCCAGCGGCTTACCTATTCGTTTCAGGGCCTCAACCAGAAGCTGACCGGCGTCAAGCCAACCAGCGTCATCAAAGAAGTGGTGGCCTAG
- a CDS encoding glycosyltransferase family 2 protein, whose amino-acid sequence MARLACIIPVLGTTDGLETTLVSVLERRPDDCELIVVLNVPYDDPYQLSGEVKLLAAPRRAGLVQCLNLGIGATRAPIIHTLASGYEVSDGWIDRAYAHFDDPRVAAVAPAIHSAADRQQRIAAGVGYTRGGSKTITAGAESLSGPADDMERQPASGFASHRTAVGPWLTAAFIRRAALDAFGGGLPTAVGDELADLDLALTLRRAGWRMRFDSQCQVFAQRIDAPKHSGLTAALHAERLFWRHWSETSRVASLLIHPLTAIRSIIGSGVNAPLAALGRFVGLCQFGSTCAYRQTLAAATAAAEQAAAEWQWQADEAKQKPSAARGQSLRIDQPHPASRRAQPESNRAAKPATAANRRG is encoded by the coding sequence GTGGCTCGCCTGGCTTGCATCATTCCCGTGTTGGGAACAACCGATGGTCTCGAGACCACGCTGGTCTCGGTCTTGGAACGCCGCCCCGACGATTGCGAACTGATCGTCGTGCTCAACGTTCCCTACGACGACCCCTATCAACTCAGCGGCGAAGTGAAGCTGCTCGCCGCGCCGCGACGAGCCGGATTGGTGCAGTGCCTGAACCTCGGAATCGGCGCGACGCGCGCTCCCATCATCCACACTCTGGCCAGCGGCTACGAAGTCTCCGACGGCTGGATCGACCGGGCATATGCACACTTCGACGACCCGCGCGTCGCCGCCGTTGCGCCCGCGATTCATTCCGCCGCCGATCGCCAACAACGAATTGCGGCCGGCGTGGGATATACCCGCGGAGGATCGAAAACCATTACCGCCGGAGCGGAATCCCTGTCCGGGCCGGCGGACGACATGGAGCGGCAGCCTGCCAGCGGATTCGCCTCCCACCGAACTGCGGTCGGCCCATGGTTGACGGCGGCGTTCATCCGCCGCGCAGCGCTCGACGCCTTCGGCGGCGGTTTGCCCACCGCGGTCGGCGACGAACTGGCCGATCTCGATCTCGCGCTCACGCTCCGCCGCGCCGGCTGGCGAATGCGCTTCGATTCCCAATGCCAGGTGTTCGCGCAGCGCATCGATGCGCCGAAACACTCCGGGCTGACGGCCGCGCTACACGCCGAGCGACTGTTCTGGCGTCACTGGTCGGAAACCAGCCGCGTTGCAAGTTTGCTGATTCATCCGTTGACGGCGATCAGAAGCATCATCGGCAGCGGCGTCAACGCGCCGCTGGCCGCGCTGGGCCGCTTCGTCGGCCTCTGTCAGTTCGGTTCCACCTGCGCCTACCGCCAAACGCTTGCCGCCGCCACCGCTGCCGCCGAACAGGCCGCCGCCGAGTGGCAGTGGCAAGCCGACGAAGCGAAGCAAAAACCCTCCGCAGCCCGCGGTCAATCGCTGCGTATCGACCAGCCGCACCCCGCCTCTCGCCGCGCTCAACCCGAATCCAACCGCGCCGCCAAACCTGCTACCGCCGCGAACCGGCGCGGGTAA
- the pepT gene encoding peptidase T, with product MLNSQRLLARFLRYVQVDSTAREDAPCYPSSPGQLELGRMLVEELSAIGLADVEQNEHGIVMATVPPTVKHAAPTIALNSHVDTSPETTGKNVQPQIVRNYAGGDIPLPADASRVIRVENNPELKNLIGKTIITTDGTTLLGADDKAGIAVIMELATHLMEDPSILHGPVRVLFTCDEEVGHGVDHVDLKKLGATVCYTLDGFGAGEIDIETFSADLAIVTVRGVNIHPSIGKGRLVNAVRVAADFVARLPRERMSPETTAGREGFLHPYVVNGGVAETTLRILLRDFDTPKLKDHADHLRQAAVASMAAFPGSSIEVKIVEQYRNLAEGLATEPRAVELAKRAVAKTGYAPKLTIIRGGTDGSRFTELGLPTPNLSTGEHNPHSPLEWTCLEEMEQAVRTLIELVQLWGAENEK from the coding sequence ATGCTCAACTCCCAGCGCCTGCTCGCCCGTTTCCTCCGCTACGTGCAGGTCGATTCCACCGCCCGCGAAGATGCCCCTTGCTATCCGTCCTCTCCAGGACAGTTGGAACTGGGGCGAATGCTCGTCGAGGAACTATCAGCGATCGGCCTGGCCGATGTCGAGCAGAATGAGCACGGCATTGTGATGGCCACGGTTCCCCCGACCGTGAAACACGCCGCGCCCACGATCGCGCTGAATTCGCACGTCGATACATCACCGGAAACGACAGGCAAGAACGTCCAGCCGCAAATCGTCCGAAACTACGCCGGCGGCGATATTCCCTTGCCGGCCGATGCCAGCCGTGTCATTCGTGTCGAGAACAACCCGGAACTCAAGAATCTCATTGGCAAAACGATCATCACTACCGACGGCACGACGCTGCTGGGGGCCGACGACAAAGCCGGCATCGCCGTCATCATGGAACTGGCGACGCATTTGATGGAAGATCCGTCCATTCTCCACGGTCCGGTGCGCGTCCTGTTCACTTGCGACGAGGAAGTTGGCCACGGCGTCGATCACGTCGATCTCAAGAAGCTCGGTGCCACGGTCTGCTACACGCTCGACGGCTTCGGCGCCGGCGAGATCGACATCGAAACTTTCTCCGCCGACTTGGCGATCGTCACAGTCCGCGGCGTCAATATCCACCCTTCCATCGGCAAAGGCCGGCTCGTGAACGCCGTGCGTGTCGCGGCCGATTTCGTCGCGCGGCTACCACGCGAGCGAATGTCTCCTGAAACCACCGCTGGCCGCGAAGGCTTTCTCCATCCCTACGTGGTCAACGGGGGCGTCGCCGAGACGACGCTTCGCATCCTGCTGCGCGATTTCGACACGCCGAAGCTCAAAGACCATGCCGACCACCTCCGCCAGGCCGCCGTCGCCTCAATGGCCGCGTTCCCCGGCTCCTCGATCGAAGTGAAAATCGTCGAGCAATATCGCAACCTCGCCGAAGGTCTCGCCACCGAGCCGCGGGCTGTTGAGCTTGCCAAACGAGCCGTCGCCAAAACCGGCTACGCTCCCAAACTCACCATCATCCGCGGCGGCACCGACGGCTCCCGCTTCACCGAACTTGGCCTCCCCACGCCCAACCTTTCCACTGGCGAACACAATCCCCACTCGCCGCTCGAATGGACCTGCCTTGAGGAAATGGAACAAGCCGTCCGCACGCTCATCGAACTGGTGCAACTTTGGGGAGCGGAAAACGAAAAGTAA
- a CDS encoding 3'-5' exonuclease yields the protein MASSQIAYLVFDIESVADGELVARLRYPGEKLTPAAAVRKYRDELLAKHESDFIPYTFQIPISVAVAKVAADFKVIDLVLLDEPQFRPHMIADKFWRGWEQYRRPTLVSFNGRGFDLPLLELAAFRYGIAVPSWFNSVAKSFEQPRNRFNTSAHLDLHELLTNFGSSRFVGGLNLAANLLGKPGKMDVQGHMVQDMYEAGKLAEINDYCRCDVLDTYFVFLRSRVMAGQLELPEEQELIMRAKHWIAERCDKIQAYRSYLDKWGDWKNPWT from the coding sequence ATGGCATCTTCCCAAATCGCGTATCTGGTTTTCGATATTGAATCGGTTGCCGACGGCGAACTTGTCGCGCGGCTGCGTTATCCGGGAGAAAAGCTGACGCCGGCGGCGGCGGTGCGGAAGTATCGGGATGAGTTGCTCGCCAAGCACGAGAGCGACTTTATTCCTTACACGTTTCAGATTCCGATCTCGGTGGCCGTGGCCAAGGTGGCGGCCGATTTCAAGGTGATCGATCTGGTGCTGCTCGACGAGCCGCAGTTTCGGCCGCACATGATCGCGGACAAATTCTGGCGCGGCTGGGAGCAATATCGGCGTCCGACGCTGGTGAGCTTCAATGGCCGCGGGTTCGACTTGCCGCTGTTGGAACTGGCGGCGTTTCGTTACGGCATTGCCGTGCCATCGTGGTTCAACAGCGTCGCCAAGAGTTTCGAGCAGCCGCGGAATCGGTTCAACACGTCGGCCCATCTCGACTTGCACGAGTTGCTCACAAATTTCGGTTCGTCGCGGTTTGTCGGCGGCTTGAACCTGGCGGCCAACTTGCTCGGCAAACCGGGAAAGATGGATGTGCAAGGACACATGGTGCAAGACATGTACGAGGCGGGCAAGCTGGCCGAGATCAACGACTACTGCCGCTGCGACGTGCTCGATACGTACTTTGTGTTTTTACGCAGCCGCGTAATGGCCGGGCAACTGGAATTGCCGGAAGAACAAGAGTTGATCATGCGGGCGAAGCATTGGATCGCCGAGCGGTGCGACAAGATACAGGCGTATCGCAGCTATCTCGACAAGTGGGGCGATTGGAAGAATCCGTGGACGTAG
- a CDS encoding helix-turn-helix transcriptional regulator, which produces MAVLSKPLDYAANLRRLMAREGLTLAALVARSGLNHQTVKGLLSGTKRSHPRTLHRLAGALAVPVEELFQDPALLRHRLFDRQTNPVVEEIVAREPQLFHGWTSAEFDELYSRFGVGGALTSEGAREAAKQMNRRRELLNKAAVLLESNEAELLEGMIEMLFRRATVDLRPMESQRGK; this is translated from the coding sequence ATGGCCGTTCTTTCCAAGCCTCTCGATTATGCCGCCAATCTGCGCCGGCTGATGGCGCGCGAGGGGTTGACGCTGGCGGCCTTGGTCGCCCGGAGCGGGTTGAATCATCAGACCGTGAAAGGGCTTCTCAGCGGCACGAAGCGGTCGCATCCGCGGACGCTGCATCGGCTGGCCGGGGCGCTCGCAGTGCCCGTCGAGGAGTTGTTTCAAGACCCGGCGCTGCTGCGTCATCGGCTGTTCGATCGGCAGACGAATCCGGTGGTTGAAGAAATCGTGGCTCGCGAGCCGCAATTGTTTCACGGGTGGACGTCGGCGGAGTTCGACGAATTGTACAGCCGCTTCGGGGTCGGCGGAGCGCTAACGTCCGAGGGCGCGCGCGAAGCCGCCAAGCAGATGAACCGCCGTCGCGAGCTACTCAACAAAGCGGCGGTGTTGTTGGAGTCGAACGAAGCGGAGTTACTGGAAGGGATGATTGAAATGCTTTTCCGGCGGGCGACGGTGGATCTTCGGCCGATGGAATCGCAAAGAGGCAAGTGA